Proteins from a single region of Halococcus saccharolyticus DSM 5350:
- a CDS encoding glycosyltransferase yields the protein MQPTVAVAHYPEGAGHATRMLAVARALEARGATVTLAGGGHGARFIEYNGYEQFEPAPVDFIGDYQGGSLGHVLANSLPSSARRVHDYVGWLRREQPAALVTDDMFAAMAAEFADTRLFVCTHNASSYYDAVIEQGFTWLLNRHQLFAAEEFLYPSIWPPDPGDPPGVTPVPPIALDVPAGEQEREPVETDVLVVPSAYSTGFDDLAARLRDAGHEVTFVGGPDWECVPALLPHLRAADKVVCSGYSTVMEAAVAGTPCIIYPFTDEQHGVSRVIERTGIDGFQVEHSIPHVVRAVGQSLEPPAYENGADRAAAHVLGDRS from the coding sequence ATGCAACCCACTGTGGCCGTCGCCCACTACCCCGAGGGAGCGGGTCACGCGACCCGGATGCTGGCGGTCGCACGGGCGCTCGAAGCCCGCGGTGCGACGGTCACGCTCGCCGGCGGCGGTCACGGCGCACGCTTCATCGAGTACAACGGGTACGAGCAGTTCGAACCCGCCCCCGTCGACTTCATCGGCGACTATCAGGGCGGGTCGCTCGGCCACGTCCTCGCCAACAGCCTGCCCAGCAGCGCGCGGCGGGTGCACGACTACGTGGGCTGGCTCCGGCGCGAGCAGCCCGCTGCGCTCGTCACCGACGACATGTTCGCCGCGATGGCGGCCGAGTTCGCCGACACGCGGCTGTTCGTCTGCACCCACAACGCCTCGTCGTACTACGATGCGGTCATCGAACAGGGGTTCACGTGGCTGCTCAACCGCCACCAGCTGTTCGCCGCGGAGGAGTTCCTCTACCCGTCGATCTGGCCTCCTGACCCCGGCGATCCGCCGGGTGTGACGCCCGTTCCACCGATCGCACTCGACGTTCCGGCCGGCGAGCAGGAGCGAGAGCCGGTCGAGACCGACGTCCTCGTGGTGCCGAGCGCGTACTCGACCGGGTTCGACGATCTCGCGGCTCGACTCCGAGACGCGGGCCACGAGGTGACGTTCGTCGGCGGACCGGACTGGGAGTGCGTCCCAGCACTCCTTCCACATCTACGGGCGGCCGACAAGGTGGTGTGTTCGGGCTACTCGACAGTGATGGAGGCCGCGGTCGCCGGCACGCCCTGTATTATCTATCCGTTCACCGACGAGCAACACGGCGTCTCACGGGTCATCGAGCGCACAGGTATTGACGGATTCCAGGTCGAACACTCGATCCCCCATGTCGTCCGGGCGGTCGGTCAGTCGCTCGAACCGCCGGCCTACGAGAACGGTGCGGATCGGGCGGCGGCGCACGTCCTCGGCGACCGATCGTAA